Sequence from the Amycolatopsis sp. NBC_00345 genome:
CATCGACCACTTCATCTACACCACCGATGGATCCGAGCCACAGACGCAGGGCTCGCCGACGGCGCCTGCTGCCCAGAGCACCAATGCCTCCGGCAACCTGGTCGCGACCACGAGCCTGTCGACGACAGCGGTCAACGGCAACCAGAACCTGATCCGGGTCAAGGCAGTCAACAAGGCGGGCACCCCCGGTCCGAACGCGACCTGTGTCGCGGACGGCCACCTGGATGGTCCGTCTTGCTCGTACCACGTCCAGCCGGTCACTCCGGCCAAGAGCCTGCTCGCCGCCTGGTCCGCTGACGAGACCAGCGGCACCGTCCTCGGTGACACCGCCGCGGCAACTCCGGGCAACTCCGGTCTCGCCGCTCACCCGGCCACTCTCGCGGGCAGCGCAACGTGGTCCGCGGGCTACAACCAGGGCAACAGCTGGACCCACCCGGACACAAATGGCTACGGCGAGGGGCAGAAGGGCGCGCTGACTCTCGACGGCGTCTCCGGTTATGCGCAGACGAGTGGGCCACTGCTGGACACCACCGAGTCGTTCTCCGTTGCCGCGTGGGTGAAGCTCACCGACACGAGCCACTCGCAGTCGGTCCTCGCCCAGGACGGCACGCTCACTGACCCATTTCTGTTGCAGTACAACAAGGAGAGCAACGCCTGGGTGATGAGGATGACCACCGGCGACAACACCGAGGTCAACGACAACCGTGCAGTCGCGACCAGTCCGCCGCAGCTCGGCATCTGGACGCACCTCGCCGCGACCTACGACGCGTCCACTCACATCGCCACCCTCTTCGTCAACGGCGTCAAACAGGGCACCGTCCTCGCGCACCCGTGGTCCGCGACCGGACCCACGTTGATCGGCGCGAGCAAGTGGAACAGCAGCCGCATCGACTACTTCCACGGCCAGATCGACGACGCCCAGGTCTGGCAGCGTGAGCTATCGGCCCAGGACGCACACGACCTGGGGAACACCGGCGTACTCGTGGCGAGCTACGGCCTCGCCGAGGGGTGCGGACCTGAGCTGACGAGCCCGGCCTCCCGGGTTCCCTCGCAGCAGGCCAACTGGCCGGTCGACGAAACGACCGGTTCGACGGGGAAGGACTCGAGCAGCTTCGGCCACGACCTCACCCTGACCGGGGGCTACAGCTGGGTTCCCGGCCGCGTCGGAGGTGGCGTGCACCTCGACGGAGCCAGCGGTTCCGGGAGCACAGCCGGCCCGGTAGCCGACACTTCTGGCTCGTTCACCGTGTCCGCTTGGGTGAAGCCGGACGACCTCGCTGCGACCTACACGGTGCTGTCCCAGGACGGCGCGCACGCACCGGCCTTCCTGTTGCGGTACGGGAAGGACGTCAACCGGTGGGCGTTCGGGATGTCCCCGGCGGACGATGCGGCGAGCCCGGTCCAGTGGGCGACCGGGACCTCGGCGCCCCAGGCGACGACGTGGACGATGGTCACCGCGGTCTTCGACATCGAAGCCATGCAGGCCCGGCTGTACGTCAACGGCAAGCGTGAGGCGGCTACTGCAGTGCCTGCCGCCTGGTCCGGCTCGGGCAAGACATTCCTGGGTGCTGAGCCCGGTGCGCGAAACCTGTTCAAGGGCACAGTCGACCAGGTCGGAGCTTGGGCAACCGCTCTTTCCGACGATCAAGTCGCCGCGATGGCGGGCTACAGCCACTACGACTCGGTCAGCCAGACCGTCGCCGGCGCCAGTGGCGGAGTCACCCTGGAGGCGGAGGCGGACGCGAATGGTAAGCCGACGGCGTGCGCTGCCCGATTCGACAACTCGTGGAGCGGGCAGGTCGACGTTCCGAAGCCGGCGAACTTCCGCACTGACAAGTCGTTCACCGTCGAAGCATGGGTGAAGCACACCTGGACTGCGGCGGACGTGTCCGCACAAGGCGCTGTGGATCCCTTCGCGCGGGCAGTGGTCGGTGGGAACGACGCGCAGTACTCGCCGTTCATGCTGGGATACCGGGCGGTCGCTGGCAGTTCGGGAACATTGCACGGCAAATGGAGCTTCCTGCTCTCGACGTCGGCTACCGCGGACGGAGCCTGGTACGCGCTCAGCGACGCCGACGCCGTCAACAACACATGGACTCATCTCGCGGTTTCCTACGACGCGTCCTCGAAGATGGTCACCTTGTACGTGAACGACGTGAAGCAGAACTTCTTCCTCAACACCCAGGACGGCAGCGGAGTATCGGGCCGCGACGCGAGTGCCGGGCTGTTCCTGGGCCGCGGTATCTGGAGTGGCAACCGGTCGGACGAGTGGTACGGGGGCCTCGCTGGCGTCCGGGTCTATTCCGGTGTGCGTGGCTTGGCCATTGTCGGCAACGACCGGTTCGAGGACGACCCTCGCCAGCTGTTCGCGGGCTGAGTTCGCCGTTTCTTCGAGGGCTTGAGGGCAGGGGTTTGTCATGCGGACGCAATTTCGGTTTAGCACGTGGGTAAGAGCCACGGCGGGCGCGGTCGTCCTGATGTTGGCCGCGAGCGCGCAGCAGGCCGTAGCGGCACCGGCGGCAGGGCCGAGCGGCTGGCACGGGCTGGGATGGGATCTGCCGCCGCTGCAAGCGACGGCGTCAGTGGCGGGGAAGACCGGTGGTCTGGAACCGCATCCGGCCCCCACACCGTCAGCACCGCTACCGTCCGTCGCTTGGCCGGCCGCGTCGAGCACCGACGTCGCGCTGACCTCGGACCCAGTGGCCGCGAAAACACCGGTCACGGTTACCCGTAGCCAGAAGGCGTCGCCTGCAGCGCACGCGGCAGGCACCGTCAAGCTCGACGTACTGGACAAGTCCGCCGCGGACAAGGCCGGAGTCCGCGGCACCCTGATGAAGGTGACACCGTCGGCGGGGGACACCAGCGGGCCGCTGGAGCTGAACCTCGACTACCGCTCGTTCGCCGGGGCGTACGGCGCGAGCTATGGGTCGCGGCTGCGGTTCGTGCAGTACCCGGAGTGTCTGCTGTCCACTCCGGACCAGCCGCAGTGCCAGGTGAAGACGCCGTTGCCGTCGGCCAACAACACCCAGACCGATCATCTGACGGGCCAGGCATCGCTCGTTTCGCCGAGCAGCGCCATGGTGATCGCTGCCGAGGCTGACGACAAGGGAGACGGCGGTGACTTCAAGGCGACGGACCTGAAGCCCGCCGGTTCGTGGAGTTCGGGTGGCTCGACCGGTGCGTTCACCTACTCGTATCCGCTGAACGTCCCGGCCGGCCCTAGTGGCAAGGGCCCGGGACTGGGCCTGGACTACTCGTCTGACGCGGTGGACGGCCTGACCTCGGCCACGAACAACCAGGCTTCGCCGATCGGTGACGGCTGGTCGCTGTCGGGCGGCGGGTTCATCGAGCGCTCCTACAAGTCCTGTGCCGAAGACCTCGGGGGGAACAACGGCCAGAACAAGCAGAACGGTGATCTGTGCTGGTTCTCCGACAACGCCACACTCTCGTTCGGCGGGTCCAGCGACATGCTGGTCAAGGACAAGAACAGCGCCAACAGCTGGCACACCAAGATCGACAAGGGCTCGAAGATCGAGAAGCTGGACAACGCCGCCAACGGCGTTCAGGGCAGCGAAGCCTGGAAGCTGACCACCTCTGACGGGACGCAGTACTTCTTCGGTCTCAACCATCTTCCCGGCTGGCAGAACGGCAACGCCGAAACCCACTCGGCCTGGACTGAGCCGGTCTACGGCAACAACCTCGGTGAACCGTGCTACCACGCTGCCTTCACTGATTCCCTCTGCGCCAACACGGCGTGGCGCTGGAACCTCGACTACACGGTCGACACCCACGGCAACGCCACCGCTTACTACTACGACACCGAGAACAACGCCTACGCGGTCAACGCCAACACTGCCGCGCCGAGCACCTACGTCCGCAGCGGATACCTGTCGCGGATCGAGTACGGGTTCAACACCCGCGTCGCGAACGTCTACTCGACGCCGCCGGCCCGTGTGCTGCTGGGTACCACCGAGCGCTGTCTTCCGAACGCGACGTTCACGTGTGACGCCGGGCAGCTCACCAAGGACAACGCGACGCACTGGCCGGATGTGCCGTTCGATCGGATCTGCACCGTCGGCACCAAGTGCCTGAACGCCTCCCCGAGCTTCTTCAGCCGTAAGCGATACACCACGATCACCGGCCAAGTCACCGACGGTGCCGGCAGCTGGAAGCCGGTGGTCTCGTGGGCGCTCGGCCAGTCCTACCCGCCCAGCGGAGACGGGAAGAGTCCCGCGCTGTGGCTCGATTCGATCACTCAGACCGGACTGGCAGGAACCTCAAGCAGCAGGCCGCCGGTTTCCTTGCCGCCGACGCTGTTCCACGGAATACCGAAAGCCAACCGCGTCGACGCCTCCACGGGCTACACCGCGCTGACCCGGCAACGGATCGACTCGATCACCACCCCGATGGGCGGGGTCACCACGGTCAAGTACGCCGAGCCGGAATGCGTACCCGGTTCGAAGATGCCCGCGTCCCCGGAGAGCAACACTCTTGCCTGCTACCCCGTCTATTGGACGCCTGGCGGCGCGACGGACCCGATCCTCGACTGGTTCAACAAGTTCCCGGCCACCGACATCACCGAGGATGGCAACACCGCGCTGTCCCAGCAAATCGTCACGCACTACGACTACATCGACGGTGCGGCCTGGCACCACGACGACAACCCTCTCTCCGACCCCAAGTACCGCACCTGGTCACAATTCCGCGGTTACGGTGAGGTCAAGACCACCAAGGGAGCTGCATCCGGCGATCCGTCCGGGCCCCGGACCGTGACGGACGCGCGCTACCTGCGCGGCATGGACGGCGACACGCAGCCGGGCGGTGGCCACCGCAGTGTCTCGGTTCCGAGTTACTGGGGCGAGAACGTCACCGACCTCGACCAGTACGCCGGCTTCACGAGAGAGAACCTGACGTACCTCGACGGCAACGTCATCGCCGAGTCCCTCAACGACCCGTGGCGCAGTCCGAACGCGACAGCGACCGACACAGACGGGCTTCAGTCCTTCTACACCGGCACCGCGGTCGCGCGAACCCGGGTCTGGGTCGCCGCGACGCAGCAATGGCGGGTCAGCCGAAAGATCAGCACCTTCGGCGACTACGGACTCGAGGTCGCCACCGAGAACGACGGCCTCCTCAACGGCACCACGCCCGATCCCGGCCAGACCACCTGCACCACGAGCACCTACCTGCCCAATACCAGTATCTGGCTGCTCAACAGCGTCCAGCAGGCCAGGACGTTCGCCGGCACCTGTTCGACACCGGTGACCGCGGCCACGATCGTCTCCGATTCCAAGAACTCCTTCGACTCGCTGCCCTACGGCAGCGCGCCGACCATCGGCGACATCACCCAGACCGACGTCCTCGACACCTGGGTCCCAGGCGGCGAGACGTTCCAGTCCCCGGCGCACACCGCCACGTTCGACAAATACGGCCGCAGCCTCAAAATCGCGGATCACCGCAATCTGCCGACCCTGACGGCCTACACCCCGGAGACTGGAGGTCCGGTCACCCAGATCGCCACCACGACACCACCGGTCAGCGCCACCGACACCAGGACATTCACTTCGACCAAGATCCTGGACCCGTTCTCCGGCGCGATTCTCGCCGAGATCGACAACAGCGGGATGCGCACCGATGCCACCTATGACCCGCTCGCCCGGATCACCGCGGTGTGGAGTCCTGGACACGACAAGAGCCAGAACGCACAGCCGACCACCACCTATGAGTACTCCGTAACCGCAGACACCGGCAAGGTCAGCTACGTCGCGACCAAGACCCTGCTCGCCAACGCCGGCTATTCCACCAGCTACGCGCTCGTCGACGGTCTCGGCCGCACAATCCAGACCCAGGCCCCGACGCCGTACAGCCAAGGCGGAAGGCTGATCGCCGACAGTCTCTACGACTCCCAGGGCCGCGTTTGCACCACGCACAACAACTACTGGAACGGCGACTCGGGCCCGGACAAGACGTTGCACGTCGTCCAGCACAACGCGGTTCCGAACAGCACCTTCACGACCTACGACAGTGCCGGCCGGACCATCGGCGTCGCTTATGCCTTGGACGGCACCGAGCAGTGGCGCACCACGACCAAGTACGACGGTGACCGCACGGTCACCATCCCTCCCGTCGGCGGGACCGCGACCGCCGCAGTCACCAACGGGCTGGGACAGAACGTCCAGACCATCCAGTTCCACGACCGTGACCACACCGGCACCACCGATCCCGGTGACGTCACGACCTACACCTACACACCCGGTGGCCAGCCGGCCACGGTGACCGACGCGACCGGCAACAACACCTGGACCACCAGCTACGACCTACACGGCCGCAAGGCTTCCTCCACCGACCCGGACACCGGGGCCATCAGCTACACCTACGACGACGCCGACCGGCTCGCCACCAGCACCGACGCGATGCACCGGACACTCGCCTACAGTTACGACAACATCGGTCGCAGGACCGGCGAATACCAGGACTCGCTCACTGGGACCAAGCTCGCTGAATGGGCCTACGACACGGTCATGCCCGGTCAGCCCTCCGGTTCGACTCACTACGTGGACGGACGCGCCTACTCCACCGCGGTGACCGGCTATGACCCCGCCGGTCACGTCACCGGTACCAGGTACACCATTCCGGCGTTCGAGACCGGTCTCGGCGGGACATACAGCTTCAGCACCGAGTACAACTCGCTGACCGGTGCGGTCGCCACGACCACGAGCCCGCAGAAGGGCGGTGTGCCGCGGGAAACGATCTACCACGACTACGGCGCGCTCGGCCAGCCCACCGGGCTACGCGCGTCCTCGGCCGGTGGCAACTTGCTGTACCTCGTGTCCGAAACGGACTACAACCCCCAGGCCCAGGTCCTGCGGACCAACTTCCAGGACCCCGCCAGCCCTTACCAGGTAGCCGTTTCCAACACCTACGAGGACGGCACCAACCGGCTTTCCGGAACCCTGGCCCAGCGTGCCACCGATACCGGGCACGACGTCACCAACCGCCACTACACCTACGGCCCCGACGGCAGCCTCACGAAGCTGGCTGATATTCCTCAGGGCGGCTCACCTGACGTGCAGTGCTTCCAGTACG
This genomic interval carries:
- a CDS encoding LamG-like jellyroll fold domain-containing protein, with protein sequence MAVVQPVLAAPAAGVPDSAPDEATATAYARSGDKPVEVSSETTETSRTVANPDGSWTLTEYVHPVRVKQGGSWAPIDTSLMRRPDGTIGPKAVTVDVALNPGGAGSAAKPIVQAGEEGTEVGLKWISDLPVPTLDGDTATYSEVLPGVDLTVKAAAEGYTENLVIKTPDAAKNPQLRDVPFGLYTKNATVSVAAGDGRGTPAQSKPTDGLEVKDTAGQVVFAGDASRMWDSSGTGSPAEQQLGEGGGRREAVMNFALTPDKVTISPDQAFLADPATRYPVSLDPDNWCTSCGIQSHVVVQDGYKDAHNWNASTGDFSDLKAGYENYDKAGTSRSYIQMNTARLGGTVINSATLNTTVLHSYSCSPEPTGLWISNPGDSGTTWNNQPSWPYFVSDMNVANCHDAGDVTGQFDALKPARDAAANYWQSAWFVLAAKNEGAGTDTWRRFALNPYFQVNYDSYPNPPANLSMQNGLLPCTSGANRPWVFTKSPQLAGRVSDPDGGTLQAKFAVAFGALGHNVYTHDNAANMVTVGTPGPNQQATAQLAAVPGGWINDDGIYNWSMQVTDGQLQSNFVGNCEFTVDSKVPHAPSVAMSGSPPVNQGDPASFTVSVDMATAGLYDIDHFIYTTDGSEPQTQGSPTAPAAQSTNASGNLVATTSLSTTAVNGNQNLIRVKAVNKAGTPGPNATCVADGHLDGPSCSYHVQPVTPAKSLLAAWSADETSGTVLGDTAAATPGNSGLAAHPATLAGSATWSAGYNQGNSWTHPDTNGYGEGQKGALTLDGVSGYAQTSGPLLDTTESFSVAAWVKLTDTSHSQSVLAQDGTLTDPFLLQYNKESNAWVMRMTTGDNTEVNDNRAVATSPPQLGIWTHLAATYDASTHIATLFVNGVKQGTVLAHPWSATGPTLIGASKWNSSRIDYFHGQIDDAQVWQRELSAQDAHDLGNTGVLVASYGLAEGCGPELTSPASRVPSQQANWPVDETTGSTGKDSSSFGHDLTLTGGYSWVPGRVGGGVHLDGASGSGSTAGPVADTSGSFTVSAWVKPDDLAATYTVLSQDGAHAPAFLLRYGKDVNRWAFGMSPADDAASPVQWATGTSAPQATTWTMVTAVFDIEAMQARLYVNGKREAATAVPAAWSGSGKTFLGAEPGARNLFKGTVDQVGAWATALSDDQVAAMAGYSHYDSVSQTVAGASGGVTLEAEADANGKPTACAARFDNSWSGQVDVPKPANFRTDKSFTVEAWVKHTWTAADVSAQGAVDPFARAVVGGNDAQYSPFMLGYRAVAGSSGTLHGKWSFLLSTSATADGAWYALSDADAVNNTWTHLAVSYDASSKMVTLYVNDVKQNFFLNTQDGSGVSGRDASAGLFLGRGIWSGNRSDEWYGGLAGVRVYSGVRGLAIVGNDRFEDDPRQLFAG
- a CDS encoding RHS repeat-associated core domain-containing protein, with translation MLAASAQQAVAAPAAGPSGWHGLGWDLPPLQATASVAGKTGGLEPHPAPTPSAPLPSVAWPAASSTDVALTSDPVAAKTPVTVTRSQKASPAAHAAGTVKLDVLDKSAADKAGVRGTLMKVTPSAGDTSGPLELNLDYRSFAGAYGASYGSRLRFVQYPECLLSTPDQPQCQVKTPLPSANNTQTDHLTGQASLVSPSSAMVIAAEADDKGDGGDFKATDLKPAGSWSSGGSTGAFTYSYPLNVPAGPSGKGPGLGLDYSSDAVDGLTSATNNQASPIGDGWSLSGGGFIERSYKSCAEDLGGNNGQNKQNGDLCWFSDNATLSFGGSSDMLVKDKNSANSWHTKIDKGSKIEKLDNAANGVQGSEAWKLTTSDGTQYFFGLNHLPGWQNGNAETHSAWTEPVYGNNLGEPCYHAAFTDSLCANTAWRWNLDYTVDTHGNATAYYYDTENNAYAVNANTAAPSTYVRSGYLSRIEYGFNTRVANVYSTPPARVLLGTTERCLPNATFTCDAGQLTKDNATHWPDVPFDRICTVGTKCLNASPSFFSRKRYTTITGQVTDGAGSWKPVVSWALGQSYPPSGDGKSPALWLDSITQTGLAGTSSSRPPVSLPPTLFHGIPKANRVDASTGYTALTRQRIDSITTPMGGVTTVKYAEPECVPGSKMPASPESNTLACYPVYWTPGGATDPILDWFNKFPATDITEDGNTALSQQIVTHYDYIDGAAWHHDDNPLSDPKYRTWSQFRGYGEVKTTKGAASGDPSGPRTVTDARYLRGMDGDTQPGGGHRSVSVPSYWGENVTDLDQYAGFTRENLTYLDGNVIAESLNDPWRSPNATATDTDGLQSFYTGTAVARTRVWVAATQQWRVSRKISTFGDYGLEVATENDGLLNGTTPDPGQTTCTTSTYLPNTSIWLLNSVQQARTFAGTCSTPVTAATIVSDSKNSFDSLPYGSAPTIGDITQTDVLDTWVPGGETFQSPAHTATFDKYGRSLKIADHRNLPTLTAYTPETGGPVTQIATTTPPVSATDTRTFTSTKILDPFSGAILAEIDNSGMRTDATYDPLARITAVWSPGHDKSQNAQPTTTYEYSVTADTGKVSYVATKTLLANAGYSTSYALVDGLGRTIQTQAPTPYSQGGRLIADSLYDSQGRVCTTHNNYWNGDSGPDKTLHVVQHNAVPNSTFTTYDSAGRTIGVAYALDGTEQWRTTTKYDGDRTVTIPPVGGTATAAVTNGLGQNVQTIQFHDRDHTGTTDPGDVTTYTYTPGGQPATVTDATGNNTWTTSYDLHGRKASSTDPDTGAISYTYDDADRLATSTDAMHRTLAYSYDNIGRRTGEYQDSLTGTKLAEWAYDTVMPGQPSGSTHYVDGRAYSTAVTGYDPAGHVTGTRYTIPAFETGLGGTYSFSTEYNSLTGAVATTTSPQKGGVPRETIYHDYGALGQPTGLRASSAGGNLLYLVSETDYNPQAQVLRTNFQDPASPYQVAVSNTYEDGTNRLSGTLAQRATDTGHDVTNRHYTYGPDGSLTKLADIPQGGSPDVQCFQYDYLQRLTNAWTPASTDPAKADCGATPNASALGGAAPYWTSWSYNTAGNRTQQVQHATGGVATTTTTYPDPGQTRPHAALTASKTSGNATTASDYSYDDDGRTKTRGPSGAGQSFTYDAEGNIASVTEADGKTSTYVYDADGNRLVTRDPSGVTLTVGDTELHVAAGGTTAIGTRYYSYNGQPIAERNAVSGVSWLLTDNQGTAYATVDAANLAVRKRYQDPYGVPRGNTDGPWADNHGFLGGFQNTTGLTHLGARDYDPLTGSFTTPDPVLDLSQPAHLNAYTYGFDNPIGSPDPTGLEPQLSECDKADDRLACENWGYTASTGNASDDKFYNTYRRSSIKLCNWSRHCLTDNRDVTTKGRRAPTQERAESIYRQFHHEGMTIQQIVELGWQMTGIPDAIDCVNDPSWGSCLSAAASLVPYLKGGKAIKALAESEKFAAAGKFIGDIADAVRGGDDAVDVAVTACARHSFTGDTRVLMADGGTKPIAEVKVGDEIMNAEPDGRGVEVHTVTAVHVTTDDQDRVELTTASGPDQVNTTEHHQIWEARSHHWVEAGQLQPGDKFETLTGNLTITKVRAGVEQGTTYDLTIDSVHTYYVLAGTSPVLVHNTDCVNWSPKSIKTFGHTFNTHGAGAKNTRSLIDRARSTGNQQGQWLDNDAVAEFLQGVHVEGAGPRSVQIPEGLGQVIMPDGSIVPARAATLVPSPGGLYKTAFPTLGSG